One Halovivax ruber XH-70 genomic region harbors:
- a CDS encoding hemolysin family protein, giving the protein MVDIVFSLGRLFVALALVAVNGFFVGAEFALVRIRPSVVDRLVDEGRTGAGILQEAMENLDNYLAVTQLGITLASLGLGWAGEPAVAALIEPLLGEVLPTGVVHLVSFALAFTFITFLHVVFGELAPKTFAIARTEQIALFVALPMKLCYYILYPGIVVFNGAANGFTSLLGVPPASESEETFTEAELLTVLSQSGREGNFDPDEVEMIHRVFELDDIAVKEIMIPAPDVASFDAADDLESMRAQIVEIGHTRYPVLGTDDETDRIVGFVDAKDVVRVMGPETAADETTAESLARDLPVVPETARVTDLLTQFQTEGRQLAAIVDEWGVFEGIVTVEDVVEVVVGDLRDGFDEHTRAIERQSDDTYVVDGGVTVAHVNDRLGTAFEAEQVETIGGMILEQLGEVPAPGDSLELDDATLTVDDVDENRITRVVVSRASQADRPDDGDDGQDGEK; this is encoded by the coding sequence ATGGTAGACATCGTCTTCTCACTCGGTCGGCTCTTCGTCGCACTCGCACTGGTCGCTGTGAACGGATTCTTCGTCGGCGCGGAGTTCGCGCTCGTCCGCATCCGTCCGAGCGTCGTCGACCGACTCGTCGATGAAGGGCGAACGGGCGCCGGAATCCTCCAGGAGGCAATGGAGAATCTCGACAACTATCTCGCAGTCACGCAACTCGGCATCACGCTCGCCTCGCTCGGATTGGGGTGGGCGGGAGAGCCTGCCGTCGCGGCACTGATCGAACCGCTCCTGGGAGAGGTCCTCCCGACCGGTGTCGTCCACCTCGTCTCCTTCGCACTCGCCTTTACCTTCATCACGTTCTTGCACGTCGTCTTCGGCGAACTCGCGCCCAAGACGTTCGCCATCGCCCGGACCGAACAGATCGCGCTCTTCGTCGCCCTCCCGATGAAGCTGTGTTACTATATCCTCTACCCCGGGATCGTCGTCTTCAACGGCGCCGCCAACGGATTCACCAGTCTGCTCGGTGTACCGCCCGCCTCCGAGAGTGAGGAGACGTTCACCGAAGCGGAGTTACTCACCGTCCTCTCACAATCGGGTCGCGAGGGGAACTTCGATCCGGACGAAGTCGAGATGATCCACCGCGTGTTCGAACTCGACGACATCGCCGTCAAAGAGATCATGATTCCCGCCCCAGACGTGGCGAGTTTCGACGCAGCCGACGATCTCGAGTCGATGCGAGCACAGATCGTCGAGATCGGCCACACCCGGTATCCCGTGCTCGGCACGGACGACGAAACCGATCGCATCGTCGGCTTCGTCGACGCCAAAGACGTCGTGCGAGTCATGGGACCCGAAACGGCGGCCGACGAGACGACGGCCGAATCGCTCGCACGCGACCTGCCCGTCGTCCCCGAAACGGCGCGCGTCACCGACCTGCTCACCCAGTTCCAGACCGAAGGACGCCAGCTGGCCGCGATCGTCGACGAGTGGGGCGTCTTCGAGGGGATCGTGACCGTCGAAGACGTCGTCGAAGTCGTCGTCGGCGACCTCCGCGACGGGTTCGACGAGCACACGCGGGCCATCGAGCGCCAGTCGGACGACACGTACGTGGTCGACGGTGGCGTCACCGTCGCACACGTGAACGACCGACTCGGGACCGCGTTCGAAGCCGAGCAGGTCGAAACCATCGGCGGAATGATCCTCGAACAACTGGGCGAAGTGCCAGCACCCGGCGACAGTCTCGAACTCGACGACGCTACCCTCACCGTCGACGACGTCGACGAGAATCGCATCACGCGCGTCGTCGTCAGCCGAGCCAGTCAAGCGGATCGTCCAGACGACGGTGATGACGGGCAAGACGGGGAGAAGTAA
- a CDS encoding polyprenyl synthetase family protein — MERPVRRQALIDDRLEAVVTAIEPPDLREQVSRTTLAGGKRVRPTVTILSCEFVGGDPADALDFAVGIELVHTASLVVDDIIDRSPIRRDAPSAWSAFGHGPAIVASDGLLGEAFDHFSTDPAAMQSVTAAMVELGEGEAMELVSIPSTEAEYMTLARRKTGALFRAAAELGAIAADGDDETVAAIGEYAERVGVAFQIRDDVLDAVADPELLGKPTGRDASLDRPSLLQVTDLSPSAANQRARDQVELAIDALERIEPVDTEAEAYLRELAEFVVEREQ; from the coding sequence ATGGAGCGTCCGGTACGCCGACAGGCACTGATCGACGACCGGCTCGAAGCGGTCGTCACGGCTATCGAGCCCCCCGATCTCCGCGAGCAGGTCTCCCGGACGACCCTCGCGGGTGGCAAGCGCGTGCGGCCGACGGTGACGATCCTCTCGTGTGAGTTCGTCGGCGGCGACCCGGCCGACGCGCTCGACTTCGCCGTCGGTATCGAACTCGTCCACACCGCGTCGCTGGTCGTCGACGACATCATCGATCGGTCGCCGATCCGTCGCGATGCGCCCAGCGCGTGGAGCGCGTTCGGGCACGGACCCGCGATCGTCGCGAGCGACGGACTGCTCGGGGAGGCGTTCGATCACTTTTCGACCGATCCGGCGGCCATGCAATCGGTGACCGCGGCGATGGTCGAACTCGGCGAGGGTGAGGCGATGGAGCTCGTCTCGATCCCGTCGACGGAGGCGGAGTACATGACGCTCGCGCGCCGCAAGACCGGTGCGCTGTTTCGAGCGGCGGCGGAACTCGGTGCGATCGCGGCGGACGGCGACGACGAGACCGTCGCGGCCATCGGCGAGTACGCAGAGCGCGTCGGCGTCGCGTTTCAGATCCGCGACGACGTCCTGGACGCAGTCGCCGACCCGGAACTGCTCGGGAAACCGACCGGTCGCGACGCGTCGCTCGATCGACCGTCGTTGTTACAGGTCACCGACCTCTCTCCGAGTGCGGCGAACCAGCGTGCCCGCGATCAGGTCGAACTGGCGATCGACGCCCTGGAGCGGATCGAACCGGTCGACACCGAGGCGGAGGCGTACCTCCGTGAACTCGCCGAGTTCGTCGTCGAACGTGAACAGTGA
- a CDS encoding methyl-accepting chemotaxis protein, translated as MSLGSQLVPSFVRRRYRTKFVISILAVVLVIGLVGGASYVQAEQTVEDDSNEQLESTAQLQASSIGDWVETMGVQTRTISAAAPLRDGAVQDVQAHLVEEQARMSVDVRAIHYVDTDGGEIVTSTSPSQRGVALGEIDEPWARSDVTAELSYDDDVWHTDASYEDDVLEDQVMAFVSPVNERTDRVAVVIGTLEYRVEQLQQPSAAATTTIVDASGSPVFESTDGADRPAIDADALETAMTGQTDVVESDETVAAYVPVANSDWVAVTTVPTDEAYGVANAVGRNVLVLIGLSLLSLGVMGMVLGRQTVVPLTQLRNRATAMEDGNLEVDLETDRVDEIGRLYDAFDSMRTSLKARIDEATQARDEAEAARAETQAMNEHLEATAERYQQVMADCAEGDLTRRLEPSSENESMNEIATAFNDMVADLEETTARAQAFSKIVAEASQDVTGSAEEVKSASAQVSESVQEISDGADRQHENLRSVAGEMEGLSTTTEEIAASSNEVADVAERTATTGAEGRDAAQDAIEGMHEIEADSADAVAAIEQLEAEMDQIDELVEFISTVANETNMLALNANIEASRSGSGGDAGDGFAVVADEVKELASETKEAAEDIEERLDSIKSQTDRASAEVQQTADRVTEQVDSVENAAAALEEIAEYAQETNDGVQEISAATEEQAASTEEVVAMVSSATEIAEETSDEAQQVAAAAEEQTSAITAVSHRADSLTSQADELSTALDGFDTAVDITVEDGDAVPAEVDTAGDGQLFEDGTAEDWSPATDAGGDGDQFTFDDSNTN; from the coding sequence ATGTCTCTCGGATCACAACTGGTGCCGTCGTTCGTGCGTCGGCGCTACCGAACGAAGTTCGTCATCTCGATTCTGGCCGTCGTCCTCGTCATCGGACTCGTGGGCGGAGCCAGTTACGTACAGGCCGAACAGACCGTCGAAGACGATTCGAACGAGCAACTCGAATCCACGGCACAACTGCAGGCGAGTTCGATCGGTGACTGGGTCGAAACGATGGGCGTTCAGACCCGAACGATCTCGGCGGCAGCGCCGCTCCGAGACGGGGCTGTGCAGGACGTTCAGGCACACCTCGTAGAGGAACAGGCACGAATGTCGGTCGACGTTCGAGCGATCCACTACGTCGATACGGACGGTGGGGAGATCGTTACGAGCACGAGCCCGTCCCAGCGCGGCGTCGCCCTCGGCGAGATCGACGAACCCTGGGCGCGCTCGGACGTCACCGCCGAACTGTCCTACGACGACGACGTCTGGCACACCGACGCATCCTACGAGGACGACGTCCTCGAAGACCAGGTCATGGCGTTCGTCAGCCCGGTCAACGAACGGACGGATCGTGTCGCGGTCGTGATCGGGACGCTCGAGTATCGCGTCGAACAACTCCAGCAGCCCTCGGCCGCTGCGACGACGACGATCGTCGATGCGAGCGGCTCGCCGGTGTTCGAATCGACCGACGGGGCCGACCGTCCCGCCATCGACGCCGACGCGCTCGAGACCGCGATGACGGGACAGACCGACGTCGTCGAATCGGACGAGACGGTCGCCGCGTACGTTCCGGTCGCCAACAGCGACTGGGTCGCGGTGACGACCGTGCCGACCGACGAGGCCTACGGCGTCGCGAACGCCGTCGGGCGCAACGTTCTCGTCCTGATCGGCTTGAGTCTCCTGTCGCTCGGCGTGATGGGGATGGTACTCGGCCGCCAGACGGTGGTCCCGCTCACGCAGCTTCGAAACCGGGCGACTGCGATGGAAGACGGCAATCTCGAGGTCGATCTCGAGACCGACCGGGTCGACGAGATCGGGCGGCTGTACGACGCGTTCGACAGCATGCGCACGTCGTTGAAAGCCCGGATCGACGAGGCGACGCAGGCTCGTGACGAAGCCGAGGCGGCCCGCGCCGAAACCCAGGCGATGAACGAACACCTGGAGGCGACGGCCGAACGGTACCAGCAGGTGATGGCCGACTGCGCCGAGGGCGACCTCACCCGGCGTCTCGAACCGTCGAGCGAGAACGAGTCGATGAACGAGATCGCCACCGCGTTCAACGACATGGTCGCCGATCTGGAGGAGACGACGGCGCGTGCCCAGGCGTTCTCGAAGATCGTCGCCGAGGCGAGCCAGGACGTCACGGGCAGCGCGGAGGAGGTCAAGTCCGCCTCCGCCCAGGTGAGCGAATCCGTCCAGGAGATATCGGACGGTGCCGATCGCCAGCACGAGAACCTCCGATCGGTCGCGGGCGAGATGGAGGGGCTCTCGACGACGACCGAGGAGATCGCTGCCTCCTCGAACGAGGTGGCCGACGTAGCCGAGCGAACGGCCACGACCGGTGCCGAAGGTCGTGACGCCGCCCAGGACGCCATCGAGGGCATGCACGAGATCGAGGCGGACTCGGCCGATGCCGTCGCCGCGATCGAGCAACTCGAAGCCGAGATGGACCAGATCGACGAACTGGTCGAGTTCATCTCGACGGTCGCCAACGAGACCAACATGCTGGCGCTGAACGCCAACATCGAGGCCTCCCGAAGCGGCAGTGGTGGGGACGCGGGTGACGGCTTCGCCGTCGTCGCCGACGAGGTCAAAGAACTGGCCTCCGAGACGAAGGAGGCGGCCGAGGACATCGAAGAACGCCTCGACAGCATCAAGTCCCAAACCGACAGGGCTTCCGCGGAAGTCCAGCAGACTGCCGATCGAGTGACCGAACAGGTCGACTCCGTCGAGAACGCCGCTGCAGCCCTCGAGGAGATCGCCGAGTACGCCCAGGAGACCAACGACGGCGTCCAGGAGATCTCCGCTGCGACCGAAGAGCAGGCGGCCTCCACCGAAGAAGTCGTCGCCATGGTCTCCTCGGCGACCGAAATCGCAGAAGAGACCTCGGACGAAGCCCAGCAAGTTGCTGCTGCGGCCGAAGAACAGACCTCGGCGATTACCGCCGTCAGCCACCGTGCTGACTCGTTGACGTCACAGGCCGACGAACTCAGTACAGCGCTCGACGGATTCGACACGGCCGTCGATATCACCGTCGAGGACGGCGACGCGGTCCCAGCCGAGGTCGACACGGCTGGCGATGGCCAGCTCTTCGAGGATGGCACAGCCGAAGACTGGTCTCCTGCGACCGATGCAGGCGGCGATGGCGATCAGTTCACGTTCGACGACTCGAACACGAACTGA
- a CDS encoding ABC transporter substrate-binding protein gives MVDRHKRRTVLSGVAVGALGSLSGCLDRLPGVGSGEADDGPGGLGRTIKIGMLHSLTGDLSHVGEPIRNAGELPITQLEAADVDLAFDVGRADAETDSAVGVREALRLAQAKYPAINGALSSDVTLQATQQVLIPYRTVSCSPASTSPTITTLNDRGLVFRTAVSDTLQGAVLARQAADEGYSSAATCYVNNDYGYQLSRAFERAFVREAGGTVAAQVPFEQAPEDGSISYADELETALADDPDVLVLIGYANSGAQLLRDLHDNGADPAVLVTDGMRDESLPGRVGEPIDHVRGTAPLSAGPGKDFFDRTYESTYDAPPDSTPFNAHSYDATAVLLLANAYAGANDGELIRASIPAVTDATGERIGPSDLARGIELAAQGDPVEYVGASSGVRFDENGDVVAANFSYWTYEGDSITQLDTVEY, from the coding sequence ATGGTGGATCGCCACAAGAGACGAACAGTGCTGTCGGGGGTTGCCGTTGGTGCTCTCGGGTCACTCTCGGGGTGTCTGGATCGGCTTCCGGGAGTCGGGTCCGGCGAGGCCGACGACGGCCCCGGCGGGCTTGGTCGCACGATAAAGATCGGGATGTTACACTCGCTTACTGGTGACCTGAGTCACGTCGGCGAGCCGATTCGTAACGCCGGTGAACTGCCGATCACACAGCTAGAGGCTGCCGACGTCGATCTGGCGTTCGACGTCGGACGGGCCGACGCGGAGACGGATTCGGCCGTGGGTGTTCGAGAGGCACTGCGCCTCGCGCAGGCGAAGTATCCGGCAATCAACGGGGCGCTGAGTTCGGACGTCACGCTTCAGGCGACCCAGCAGGTGTTGATTCCCTACCGGACCGTGAGCTGTTCGCCGGCGAGCACGTCGCCGACGATCACGACGCTGAACGACCGGGGGTTAGTCTTTCGGACGGCGGTATCCGACACCCTGCAGGGGGCCGTCCTCGCGAGGCAGGCCGCCGACGAGGGCTACTCCAGCGCCGCGACGTGTTACGTGAACAACGACTACGGCTATCAGTTGAGTCGCGCGTTCGAACGGGCGTTCGTCCGGGAGGCTGGCGGGACGGTTGCTGCACAGGTCCCCTTCGAGCAGGCGCCCGAAGACGGGTCGATCTCCTACGCCGACGAACTGGAGACGGCCCTCGCCGACGATCCGGACGTCCTCGTTCTCATCGGGTACGCCAACAGCGGAGCGCAACTCCTTCGCGACTTGCACGATAATGGGGCCGATCCCGCGGTGCTGGTGACCGACGGGATGCGAGACGAGAGTCTCCCCGGGCGCGTCGGCGAACCGATCGATCACGTCAGGGGGACGGCGCCACTTTCGGCCGGTCCCGGGAAGGACTTCTTCGATCGAACGTACGAGTCGACCTACGACGCACCGCCGGATAGCACACCCTTCAACGCACACAGTTACGACGCGACGGCGGTACTCCTGCTCGCCAACGCCTACGCCGGCGCAAACGACGGTGAACTGATTCGCGCATCGATCCCCGCGGTGACCGACGCGACCGGCGAGCGGATCGGCCCGTCGGACCTGGCACGGGGGATCGAACTCGCCGCGCAGGGCGACCCCGTCGAGTACGTCGGCGCCTCGAGTGGCGTCAGATTCGACGAGAACGGGGACGTCGTCGCGGCGAACTTCTCGTACTGGACCTACGAAGGCGACTCGATTACGCAACTCGATACGGTGGAATACTGA
- a CDS encoding electron transfer flavoprotein subunit alpha/FixB family protein yields MTDVLAIADHRRGELRPVSYELATAGRELADETDGDLHLAVISGAVDEFGEKLAREGVDVVHTVSDGEEFNHDVYVQAIEQLVDAIDPQYVLVPNSVNGLDYAPAVAGRLDLSIVTDVVDLAVDGDSLIATREMYGGKVETTTELDAGTALATIREGEWPEAEGTGDAPIEAFDAEIDEDAVGSTVTGFEEVAGGDVDISEADLLVSIGRGIEEEENLDLIRDLADALDATLSSSRPIVDNGWLPANRQVGQSGKVVTPDVYIAIGISGAVQHVAGMKGSDTIVAINTDPNAPIMDIADYAIHDDLFDVVPALIEEFQ; encoded by the coding sequence ATGACGGACGTCCTCGCGATCGCCGATCACCGCCGCGGCGAACTCCGACCGGTGAGCTACGAACTCGCGACGGCGGGGCGCGAACTCGCCGACGAGACGGACGGTGACCTGCACCTGGCCGTCATCAGTGGCGCGGTCGACGAATTCGGCGAGAAACTCGCTCGCGAGGGCGTCGACGTCGTTCACACCGTCTCAGACGGCGAGGAGTTCAACCACGACGTCTACGTCCAGGCGATCGAGCAACTCGTCGACGCGATCGACCCGCAGTACGTCCTCGTTCCCAACAGCGTCAACGGACTCGATTACGCACCGGCGGTCGCCGGGCGCCTCGACCTGTCGATCGTGACCGACGTCGTCGACCTCGCCGTCGACGGCGACTCGTTGATCGCGACGCGCGAGATGTACGGCGGCAAGGTCGAGACGACGACGGAACTCGATGCCGGCACTGCCCTCGCCACGATCCGGGAAGGCGAGTGGCCCGAAGCCGAAGGCACTGGCGACGCCCCGATCGAGGCCTTCGACGCCGAGATCGACGAGGACGCCGTCGGCTCGACGGTCACCGGCTTCGAGGAGGTCGCCGGCGGCGACGTCGACATCAGCGAGGCCGACCTGCTCGTCTCGATCGGCCGCGGGATCGAAGAGGAGGAGAACCTGGATCTGATTCGCGACCTCGCCGACGCACTCGACGCCACGCTCTCGTCGTCGCGACCGATCGTCGACAACGGCTGGCTCCCCGCGAACCGCCAGGTCGGCCAGTCCGGGAAGGTCGTCACACCCGATGTCTACATCGCCATCGGCATCTCCGGCGCCGTCCAGCACGTCGCCGGCATGAAGGGCTCGGACACGATCGTCGCGATCAACACCGACCCCAACGCCCCGATCATGGACATCGCCGACTACGCGATTCACGACGACCTCTTCGACGTCGTGCCGGCGTTGATCGAAGAGTTCCAGTAG
- a CDS encoding electron transfer flavoprotein subunit beta/FixA family protein produces MKILVTVAEVATVDDEFEIDGTEIADQYLNADLNEWDDYAIEEAVQLQEGGVADEVVTVTIGPEDAEQTIRQALAKGADRAIRVWDESLEGVDLLDVRAKTEILKAVVAEEEPDLILSGVQTGDDSWMATGVSLAESLDFQWSAVVNDLDHDLEDGTASVRRELEGGVEELSEVDLPAVLTIQTGINEPRYASLRGIRQAQRKPLDAKTLDDIAVDAGVVEGSLELTDMYEPESESDATVWEGSAEETAGELAEMLREKGVTA; encoded by the coding sequence ATGAAAATCCTCGTAACGGTCGCGGAGGTGGCAACCGTCGACGACGAGTTCGAGATCGACGGTACCGAGATCGCCGACCAGTACCTGAATGCCGATCTGAACGAGTGGGACGACTACGCCATCGAGGAGGCCGTCCAGCTGCAGGAGGGCGGCGTGGCAGACGAAGTCGTCACCGTCACGATCGGCCCCGAAGACGCCGAACAGACGATCCGACAGGCGCTCGCGAAGGGTGCCGACCGGGCCATCCGTGTCTGGGACGAGTCCCTGGAGGGCGTCGACCTGCTCGACGTCCGCGCGAAGACGGAGATCCTGAAGGCCGTCGTCGCCGAAGAGGAACCCGATCTGATCCTCTCGGGCGTCCAGACGGGCGACGACAGCTGGATGGCGACCGGCGTCTCCCTCGCCGAATCGCTCGACTTCCAGTGGTCGGCCGTCGTCAACGACCTCGATCACGACCTCGAGGACGGTACCGCGTCCGTGCGACGCGAACTCGAGGGCGGCGTCGAGGAGCTGAGCGAGGTCGACCTCCCGGCCGTGCTGACGATCCAGACCGGGATCAACGAACCGCGCTACGCGAGCCTGCGCGGCATCCGCCAGGCCCAGCGCAAGCCGCTCGACGCGAAGACGCTCGACGACATCGCCGTCGACGCGGGCGTCGTCGAGGGCAGCCTCGAACTGACGGATATGTACGAACCGGAGTCCGAGAGCGATGCGACGGTCTGGGAGGGAAGTGCCGAGGAAACCGCGGGCGAGTTAGCTGAGATGCTTCGCGAGAAGGGGGTGACGGCATGA
- a CDS encoding TRAM domain-containing protein gives MADCPLADDCPQFSERIAGMGCQHYGDKGGKEWCNHYNQPISELKTQPVKSGEEVVVDIVDMHESGAGVGRTEDGFIVMVDGVLPKARSRVEISRVHSNHARAEEIERLPLDPDEDESDDESDADADDDEEGDADADADADDHEREDSGPDRPQLGSRENFWGS, from the coding sequence ATGGCAGATTGTCCACTCGCCGACGACTGTCCGCAATTCTCGGAGCGGATCGCTGGCATGGGGTGTCAGCACTACGGCGACAAGGGTGGCAAGGAGTGGTGTAACCACTACAACCAGCCGATCAGCGAACTCAAAACCCAGCCCGTCAAGAGCGGCGAGGAGGTCGTCGTCGACATCGTCGACATGCACGAGAGCGGCGCCGGCGTCGGCCGGACCGAGGACGGCTTCATCGTGATGGTCGACGGTGTCCTCCCGAAGGCCCGTTCACGCGTCGAGATCTCCCGCGTTCACAGCAACCACGCCCGGGCAGAAGAGATCGAACGCCTGCCGCTCGACCCCGACGAAGACGAGAGCGACGACGAATCCGACGCCGACGCAGACGATGACGAGGAGGGAGATGCAGACGCAGACGCAGACGCGGACGACCACGAACGCGAGGACTCCGGCCCCGATCGCCCGCAGCTTGGCAGCCGCGAGAACTTCTGGGGCTCCTGA
- a CDS encoding DUF309 domain-containing protein codes for MRAPLRAGIAVYNDGHYHAAHDAWEAHWLDLETGTDDERLLHGLIQFTAAVHHAHRGNWEGAVGLAGSAREYLAELNAAYRACNVGAARRFLADLAADPELVERRAPLALSHEGEILTLADCAPAETAVAAHVLAEEWGYDEEPIERTGEFLRTDIDRGRAETPFQALLKDFVAGDGANRAIIYQRLEQHVDRRRSEVEDVAGLFE; via the coding sequence ATGCGAGCCCCGCTCCGGGCCGGCATCGCCGTCTACAACGACGGTCACTACCACGCAGCCCACGACGCGTGGGAAGCGCACTGGCTCGATCTCGAGACCGGAACCGACGACGAGCGGTTGCTCCACGGGTTGATCCAGTTCACCGCGGCGGTTCACCACGCCCACCGCGGGAACTGGGAGGGTGCCGTCGGCCTGGCCGGGAGTGCCCGCGAGTACCTTGCCGAACTGAACGCGGCCTATCGAGCGTGCAACGTGGGTGCCGCGCGACGGTTCCTGGCCGACCTCGCTGCCGACCCCGAACTGGTCGAGCGACGGGCACCGCTCGCGCTCTCCCACGAAGGCGAGATCCTCACGCTCGCCGACTGCGCGCCCGCGGAGACGGCCGTCGCCGCCCACGTCCTCGCCGAGGAGTGGGGCTACGACGAGGAACCCATCGAGCGAACCGGGGAGTTCCTGCGAACCGATATCGATCGCGGACGGGCTGAAACGCCGTTCCAGGCGTTACTCAAGGATTTCGTCGCCGGCGACGGCGCCAATCGGGCGATCATCTACCAGCGACTCGAACAACACGTCGACCGTCGGCGATCGGAAGTCGAGGACGTGGCTGGACTCTTCGAGTGA
- the azf gene encoding NAD-dependent glucose-6-phosphate dehydrogenase Azf: MAQSVLLTGAAGRVGSAVLSDLADEYEWRLLDRDPPTEELPGEFVVADITDEDAVREAMVGIDAVIHLAGDPRKEAPWSSVLPNNIDGTRVVYEAAVEAGVDTVAFASSNHAVGHYETDERTPRMYREDDEFRLDGTELPRPGNLYGVSKAAGELLGRYYHDEHDLSVACVRIGNLTKGHPPIDYERGQAMWLSYRDCAHLFQRCIEADYGYEIVYGISDNDRKYYSIERAREVLGYEPQDNSAEWNGDERVV, encoded by the coding sequence ATGGCACAGTCGGTCCTCTTGACCGGGGCGGCGGGTCGCGTGGGTTCGGCGGTCCTGAGCGACCTCGCCGACGAGTACGAATGGCGACTTCTCGATCGGGATCCACCGACCGAGGAGCTGCCGGGCGAGTTCGTCGTCGCCGACATCACCGACGAGGACGCCGTCCGCGAGGCGATGGTGGGAATCGACGCCGTGATCCACCTCGCGGGCGACCCGCGTAAGGAGGCCCCGTGGTCGTCGGTCCTCCCGAACAACATCGACGGTACTCGTGTGGTCTACGAGGCCGCCGTCGAGGCGGGCGTCGACACGGTCGCGTTCGCCTCCTCGAATCACGCCGTCGGCCACTACGAGACCGACGAGCGCACGCCGAGGATGTATCGTGAGGACGATGAATTCCGCCTCGACGGGACGGAACTCCCGCGCCCCGGCAACCTCTACGGCGTCTCGAAGGCTGCCGGCGAACTCCTCGGGCGTTACTACCACGACGAGCACGACCTATCGGTCGCGTGCGTCCGTATCGGCAACCTCACGAAGGGCCACCCGCCGATCGACTACGAGCGCGGCCAGGCGATGTGGCTCTCCTATCGTGACTGTGCGCACCTCTTTCAGCGCTGTATCGAGGCCGACTACGGCTACGAGATCGTCTACGGCATCTCCGACAACGACCGGAAGTACTACTCCATCGAGCGCGCTCGCGAGGTGCTCGGCTACGAGCCACAGGACAACTCCGCGGAGTGGAACGGCGACGAACGAGTCGTGTAA